From Brochothrix thermosphacta DSM 20171 = FSL F6-1036, a single genomic window includes:
- the ylqF gene encoding ribosome biogenesis GTPase YlqF, translated as MTIQWFPGHMAKARRQVTEKLKLVDIIFELVDARLPISSANPMMHEIIHQKRRVVILNKSDMADPSITEKWLEYYEKQGIRAVAINSKDGKGLHKLTKAAQAEMSEKFERNLKRGMRPRAIRAMILGIPNVGKSTLINRLVKKNITQTGNRPGVTKAQQWIKVGKELELLDTPGILWPKFEDSEVGYRLALTGAIKDDILNLIDVSDYGYDYAAKYYPAFLMSYLGTDEPMTPKEMLERLALNRQLTDGEHIDYSRAAEHFVRDFRALKLGRITLDRPEELEMAEEADEEVVSSDEQA; from the coding sequence GTCGTCAAGTAACAGAAAAATTAAAATTGGTGGATATTATTTTTGAATTGGTAGATGCACGTTTGCCGATTAGTTCAGCAAACCCAATGATGCATGAAATTATTCATCAAAAACGCCGTGTGGTTATTTTAAATAAAAGTGATATGGCTGACCCAAGTATAACTGAAAAATGGTTGGAATATTACGAGAAGCAAGGTATCCGAGCAGTAGCTATCAACTCTAAAGATGGTAAAGGATTACACAAACTCACTAAAGCTGCTCAAGCAGAAATGAGTGAAAAATTTGAACGTAATTTAAAACGTGGGATGCGTCCGCGTGCCATTCGTGCGATGATTTTAGGAATCCCAAATGTTGGTAAATCAACGCTGATTAATAGACTGGTGAAAAAGAATATCACTCAGACTGGAAACCGTCCGGGTGTTACAAAAGCACAACAATGGATTAAAGTGGGCAAAGAGCTGGAATTATTAGATACTCCGGGGATTTTATGGCCGAAATTCGAGGACTCAGAAGTAGGCTACCGTCTTGCTTTGACAGGCGCTATCAAGGATGATATTTTAAATCTGATTGACGTATCAGATTATGGTTATGATTACGCTGCTAAATATTACCCTGCGTTTTTAATGTCATATTTAGGTACTGATGAACCGATGACACCAAAAGAAATGCTTGAACGTTTGGCTCTCAATCGTCAACTTACAGACGGCGAGCATATCGATTATAGTCGTGCTGCTGAACATTTTGTCCGCGATTTCCGTGCCTTAAAACTTGGTCGTATCACGTTGGATCGTCCGGAAGAGTTAGAGATGGCAGAAGAAGCTGACGAAGAGGTGGTTTCAAGTGACGAACAAGCCTAG
- a CDS encoding ribonuclease HII yields MTNKPSIAAIKAQLANVSALTDPLLLEYANDERKGVQQALAQWQRRHQALKALELKREEMWLYETEFIAKNYAYIAGVDEVGRGPLAGPVVAAAVILPQNTKLTGIDDSKKLSYDKKQAMYKAIKAEAIAIGVGIIDEKTIDAVNIYEATKLAMSDALAQLDPQPDAVLIDAMPLKYEDAQILSIIKGDQKSLSIAAASIIAKVIRDEMMTEYAKTYPGYDFEHNFGYGTAKHLAGLEAQGACPIHRRSFSPVKNVL; encoded by the coding sequence GTGACGAACAAGCCTAGTATTGCTGCCATTAAAGCACAATTAGCGAATGTTAGCGCCCTGACAGATCCATTGCTGCTAGAGTATGCAAATGATGAACGAAAAGGTGTTCAACAAGCATTGGCGCAATGGCAACGACGTCACCAAGCATTAAAAGCATTAGAGTTGAAACGTGAAGAAATGTGGCTCTATGAAACAGAATTCATCGCTAAAAACTATGCTTATATTGCAGGCGTTGATGAAGTGGGACGTGGTCCATTAGCAGGTCCTGTCGTTGCTGCGGCTGTAATATTACCACAAAATACAAAATTAACTGGAATCGATGACTCGAAAAAGTTAAGTTATGATAAAAAACAAGCGATGTACAAAGCCATTAAAGCGGAAGCCATTGCAATTGGTGTTGGAATAATCGATGAGAAAACAATTGATGCCGTTAATATTTATGAAGCTACAAAATTAGCGATGTCCGATGCGTTGGCACAACTTGATCCTCAGCCTGATGCTGTTTTGATTGATGCCATGCCGTTGAAATACGAAGATGCTCAAATATTGTCGATTATTAAAGGGGATCAAAAAAGTTTATCCATTGCAGCTGCTTCAATTATTGCGAAAGTTATTCGTGATGAGATGATGACTGAGTATGCGAAAACTTACCCTGGATACGATTTTGAACATAATTTTGGTTACGGTACTGCGAAACATTTAGCTGGATTAGAGGCCCAAGGCGCATGTCCGATACATCGTCGTAGCTTTTCACCTGTTAAAAACGTTTTATAG